GCGTCACCAGCAGCGTCACCGTCGCCTGTCCCTTGATGGGTATCCATTGGCCTTCCCGCAACGGCTCATCCGGCTTGATTGTCAGCTCAATGCCGGCGGGGATTTTGTCGAACCGGATGAACCACCAGTCAGGCTGATCGGTCGTCACTCTAATGCTGTAGGTTGTGGGAGCCCGTTCATTATAGAAGCGGCCAATATCTTGCGTGATGGATTGCGGATTGGTCAGTTTCAGTTGAACAACCGGGGCGGAGGTTTGCGCGATGGCTGGTCCGCTTGCCCACAATAGGCTGAGTAGACAAACCAGATTGCGCCATCTCCATTGCCGGCTACGCGTGGGCAGGCCGACACGCGGTTGTTGTTGAACGAGACGTGTCGCAACACGGCCGGAGTCGGCAAGGTTCATATGCCTTCTCCTATGCAGGCCAAGGCGCGTCTGGGGCGCCTCGACGCGGGTCAATGGATCGTCAGCCATAAGTTCTCAGTCATCAACTGGACGCTGACGGGGAGCCTTGGTTGCGTTGGTCATCGCAGTTGCCGGCGCCGTTCCCACTTTGCTCAAGGGCTTCTTGAAGCTTGGCCAGGAGCGCGTGCTTGATCTGAGTCAATTCTCCATTCAACGTACAACCGGCTGCATTGCGATGGCCGCCACCGCCGAAATGATCGGCCACGCGGGCGACATTGACGGAGTCCTTTGAACGCAATGACGCGCGATAAACACCCGGTTGTGTTTCGCGCAAGGAGACGACGATGTCAATATCGGCTGCGCTCAACGGATAGGTCACAATACCTTCAGCGTCTTCTTCTGTGGCTTGCGCCTCTGTCATCATCTGGTGCGTGATGGCCAAGCAGGCAATGCGACCCGTCTGGTCACGGGTGAGCGAACTTAAAGCGAGACCCAGGAGTTTGAGTTTGCTAAACGGTTGCGAGTAATAGATGGCGCGGGCCACGCGAGCCGGGTTAGCGCCCAGCTTGACTAGCTCGCTGGCCACCTTGAGCGTGCGATCAGTGGTATTGGGATAGTGAAACGAACCGGTGTCAGTCAATAAGGCCGCATAGGCGCAGGTGGCAATCTCTGGCGTGACGCGCACCCCCATTGCTTTGCACAGATTGTAGATCATCTCGCCGACCGCCGAGGCAGTTGTGTCAATCCAGTTAATGCAACCAAATCGCACAGTCGTCACATGATGATCAATGTTGATGGTGAACTGCTGTTCGAGTCCCGGCAGTCCAGGCCGATCAATGTCGCTGCACTCGATGACGAACACGCCATCATATTGGCGTGGACGATCGAATTGCCCAATCTGGCGAATGCGGTGCGCGCCGGGCAGTTCCCGATAGGATTTTGGAATCTCGTCACGGATCACAATCTCCGCCTGTTTATTCATTGCTTCCAGCATCCACATCAGCGCCAGTGACGAACCGATGCTATCGCCGTCAGGCCGAACGTGTGACGTGATGGCGAATTGATGATGCCGCTCGATGAATTCAACAACTTCACTCAACATAGCCGCCTCACTGCTGACGGGAATTGTCCAGTTCTGCGAATAGTTTCTCCAATCGTTCGGCTTTTTCAAGCGAATCGTCAAAGTGAAAAGTCAGTTGCGGGATGAAGCGCATGGTGAGACGCGGATATAACTGTGAGCGAATGAAGCCGGCTGCATGATTGAGCTGGCGGATGGTTTCGTCAATCTCTTGTCGTGACCCCAGCAAGCTCACGTAAACCCGCGCGTGACGCATGTCCGAACTGACTTTGACGTGAGTGATCGTCACCGGCCGGATGCGCCGGTCATTCAATTCGTAGGTGATGATCTCGCTGATCTCCTCGCGGAGCAGCTCGGCTATCCGTGCGGGTCGAAACGGTTTGGTCGTCACGCCACTCTCCTTGCTTTCGCCTCCGATCAATCGGCTTAGAGCGTCTGCGCCACCTTTTCCAAGGTGAACGCTTCAATGATGTCACCGGGTTTCAGGTCGCCATAGTTTTCCAGGGCAATGCCGCATTCAAACCCTTCGCGAACTTCGTTGACATCGTCCTTAAATCGTCGTAACGATTGAATGGTGCCTTCATAAACCACCACATTATCACGCAGCAGTCGGACGTTTGCCTTGCGGCGGATGACGCCAGCAGTGACCATGCAGCCGGCAACGCTGCCGACCTTGGCCACATGAAAGACCTGGCGTACCTCGGCCTGACCCAGTCGCACCTCTTTCTCCACCGGTTCCAGCAATCCTAGCATCGCGTTACGAATCTCTTCTTCCACTTTGTAAATGATCGAGTGGAAGCGAATGTCTACATTCTCTTGTCGCGCCAGTTCCAAAGCACGTGGTTGCGGACGGACGTTGAAGCCGATGATGACAGCCGTTTGTGAATGGTCGTGCGCGGCTGCTGTTTGTGACGATTTGTTAGCGGCGGCGGCCAGTAAGACGTCGGATTCAGTGATGGCGCCAACGCCGCTGCGAATCACCCGGACACGCACTTTCGGACTGGACAATTTCTCCAACGTAGCCCGTAACGCCTCCAATGAGCCTTGCACATCGGCCTTGAGGATGAGTTGCAATTCGCGCAATTCACCACGACTCATGCGTTCGTGCAACTGTTCCAGCGATGTGATTGCAGCCTGAGCGACGCGGGCTTGTCGTTGAGCCGTCTGCCGCAGCGAACTAATGCGATGGGCAAGATTCGGATCATCCACCACCACCAGCTTATCACCCGCTTCCGGCACAGCCTCCAGGCCGATGATCTCCACCGGCGTGCTGGGCGGGGCCGATGTCAGCGGTTGACCGCGATGATCAAACATGGCACGCACCCGTCCAGACGTTGAGCCAACAACAAAGAGGTCGCCAATTTTCAGTGTGCCTTGCTCAACCAAAATGGTGGCGACGGGGCCACGCCCGCGGTCTAGCTTGCTTTCCAGCACAGTGCCCATGGCATTACGCGCCGGATTGGCTTTCAGGTCTAACAGGTCGGCCGTCAGCAGAATCATCTCCAGCAATCCATCGAGGTTGATCCGCTTTTTCGCTGAGACTTCCACCATGACGGTATCGCCGCCCCACCCATCCCAGACCAGACCGCGCTCGGAAAGTTCCCGCTTGACCCGCTCGGCATTGGCTTCAGGCTTATCAATTTTGTTAATCGCGACGATGATCGGCACGCCGGCTGCCTGCGCGTGCTCAATCGCTTCGATGGTCTGCGGCATGACGCCATCGTCGGCTGCGACGACCAGCACAACGATGTCAGTCACTTTGGCCCCCCGCGCGCGCATCATCGTGAAGGCTTCGTGACCCGGTGTGTCCAAAAAGACAATGTCGCGTTTCTCAGCAGGATTATCTGGATTCGGAACTTGAACCGTATAGGCGCCGATGTGTTGGGTGATGCCGCCAGCTTCCGATTCGGCCACCGCTGTTTGCCGAATGGCATCAAGCAGACTCGTTTTGCCATGATCCACGTGCCCCATCACCGTGACCACAGGCGCTCGTTTCACCAACACCTCTTCTTCGCCGGATTTGATCATTTTCTCCAGAATGGCTTCTTCGACCAATTCCTCGAATGAGGCAATCTGAACGGTGAAGCCAAATTCGCGGCCTAGCTCAATAGCTGTCGCTGCGTCCAGCGGATGATTGATGGAGGCAATCACACCGCGTTCCATCAATTTGCGTTGCACATCGCGCGAGCGCAAGCCCAGTTTTTCGGAGAATTCCTTGACCGACATGCCTTCCATCAGTTTGACATGCTTCAGTTCTGCTGGGCGCGGTGGCTCGGTGATGACCGGAATCTCAGGCGGTCGTTCTTCTGTGATGACCCGCTTCTTGACCGGCTGACGCAGCGTTCGCCGCCGGCGGCGACGATCATCGCGTGGGGGCACATAAACCTGGTCTATTGGCGGTGCGCCGGCTGGCACCGGAGCTGGCTCAGGAGCGGCTGGCGCTGGCTTCAGCACTCTGATGACCGTGCTGGCGGGCGGCTCCACCGGCGGTGGTGAAATGGGCGCTTCTACGACTCCGGTCGTCATACTTCCGGAGACGGGGACT
The sequence above is a segment of the Blastocatellia bacterium genome. Coding sequences within it:
- a CDS encoding bifunctional oligoribonuclease/PAP phosphatase NrnA, translating into MLSEVVEFIERHHQFAITSHVRPDGDSIGSSLALMWMLEAMNKQAEIVIRDEIPKSYRELPGAHRIRQIGQFDRPRQYDGVFVIECSDIDRPGLPGLEQQFTINIDHHVTTVRFGCINWIDTTASAVGEMIYNLCKAMGVRVTPEIATCAYAALLTDTGSFHYPNTTDRTLKVASELVKLGANPARVARAIYYSQPFSKLKLLGLALSSLTRDQTGRIACLAITHQMMTEAQATEEDAEGIVTYPLSAADIDIVVSLRETQPGVYRASLRSKDSVNVARVADHFGGGGHRNAAGCTLNGELTQIKHALLAKLQEALEQSGNGAGNCDDQRNQGSPSASS
- the rbfA gene encoding 30S ribosome-binding factor RbfA, producing MTTKPFRPARIAELLREEISEIITYELNDRRIRPVTITHVKVSSDMRHARVYVSLLGSRQEIDETIRQLNHAAGFIRSQLYPRLTMRFIPQLTFHFDDSLEKAERLEKLFAELDNSRQQ
- the infB gene encoding translation initiation factor IF-2, translated to MGKIRVYELAKQLHLEPKRVIEDAHRLGINVSLPANTLTEQEADLIRSKYHAKKDDSQKPKVVLKKKTKEVEEMVSTTPVVSQPVPPPSPPPAEAVPLTQAGEAATAAEEPKAPVEPAKELPTFKTIPLEKKPLEKEEEVPPPPPPLIEEPPTVGGIKVTRLGPVPAPTPPRVPVSGSMTTGVVEAPISPPPVEPPASTVIRVLKPAPAAPEPAPVPAGAPPIDQVYVPPRDDRRRRRRTLRQPVKKRVITEERPPEIPVITEPPRPAELKHVKLMEGMSVKEFSEKLGLRSRDVQRKLMERGVIASINHPLDAATAIELGREFGFTVQIASFEELVEEAILEKMIKSGEEEVLVKRAPVVTVMGHVDHGKTSLLDAIRQTAVAESEAGGITQHIGAYTVQVPNPDNPAEKRDIVFLDTPGHEAFTMMRARGAKVTDIVVLVVAADDGVMPQTIEAIEHAQAAGVPIIVAINKIDKPEANAERVKRELSERGLVWDGWGGDTVMVEVSAKKRINLDGLLEMILLTADLLDLKANPARNAMGTVLESKLDRGRGPVATILVEQGTLKIGDLFVVGSTSGRVRAMFDHRGQPLTSAPPSTPVEIIGLEAVPEAGDKLVVVDDPNLAHRISSLRQTAQRQARVAQAAITSLEQLHERMSRGELRELQLILKADVQGSLEALRATLEKLSSPKVRVRVIRSGVGAITESDVLLAAAANKSSQTAAAHDHSQTAVIIGFNVRPQPRALELARQENVDIRFHSIIYKVEEEIRNAMLGLLEPVEKEVRLGQAEVRQVFHVAKVGSVAGCMVTAGVIRRKANVRLLRDNVVVYEGTIQSLRRFKDDVNEVREGFECGIALENYGDLKPGDIIEAFTLEKVAQTL